From Chryseobacterium joostei, the proteins below share one genomic window:
- a CDS encoding HD domain-containing protein has translation MYKKIPQNIQSILDDLHCPILLNRHLILVYNLGLDLTEKIIFEFPTLRLLTDEIVFGTATHDIGKIIEKNELREKGKQHEQTGYKILMDYGIKENLARFTITHGDWENENLAIEDLIVTLADKIWKGQRIDKLEEKVIAEISKLTNIDYWTVYLKIDNIISQIINGSDKRLNWQNNFEI, from the coding sequence ATGTATAAAAAAATTCCGCAAAACATTCAATCTATTTTAGACGATTTACATTGTCCGATTTTGCTTAACCGCCATTTAATTTTGGTTTACAATTTAGGATTAGATTTAACCGAAAAGATAATATTTGAGTTTCCAACTTTAAGGCTTCTTACCGATGAAATCGTATTTGGAACTGCAACACACGACATAGGAAAGATTATAGAAAAAAATGAATTAAGAGAAAAGGGAAAGCAACACGAGCAAACCGGTTACAAAATTTTGATGGATTATGGCATTAAAGAGAATTTGGCCCGTTTTACAATAACTCACGGAGATTGGGAAAATGAAAATTTAGCCATTGAAGACTTAATAGTTACTTTAGCAGACAAAATTTGGAAGGGACAAAGAATTGACAAACTCGAAGAAAAAGTTATTGCAGAAATTTCTAAATTGACAAATATCGATTATTGGACAGTTTATTTAAAAATAGATAATATTATATCTCAAATTATCAATGGTTCTGACAAGAGACTGAATTGGCAAAACAACTTTGAAATTTAG